From the Candidatus Krumholzibacteriota bacterium genome, one window contains:
- the thyX gene encoding FAD-dependent thymidylate synthase, with amino-acid sequence MEVKIAGYNIDSTLIDDASGRSDSFTPEIISASYARISRDPRNINLLRREAREAVKKARASNEKIVFGLGHSSVAEHAVFNFDIMDISRLAVEQLESFRLASFTEKSQRYIKIRKDIFIPEEIKACGLEEQFKEVMVYLSDKYDQLYSKMLGNGVNKYVAREDARYLLPLAVKTQLGMTVNARELEYMISRLASHKLSELNELAEKLCDIAKKIAPSLVRYPEAVDYFSNKFRTRSNIEENSRGFSRSGLEEVKLISDTKDCDNILVAALLFSSTDIGASEARKKAAGMSEEEQAFIIKSTMENMQPHDSVWREFEHVHLLFEVIVSASCFAQLKRHRMATVTPQPYCRSLGVKIPESVKRSGASEEFMKAAEMSGELYDRIKDKMTFAADYASLNSSRRRVLFDVNLRELYNFSRLRSDKHAQWEIRALSEKMCEISKRGLKAGGMLLGGKDDFSDMMKKLY; translated from the coding sequence ATGGAAGTTAAAATCGCGGGGTACAATATTGATTCTACTCTTATAGATGATGCCAGCGGCAGAAGCGATTCTTTTACTCCGGAGATTATTTCAGCGTCTTACGCGAGGATAAGCCGGGACCCGAGAAATATAAACCTGCTAAGAAGAGAAGCCAGAGAAGCTGTCAAGAAAGCAAGGGCTTCAAATGAAAAGATCGTTTTTGGACTCGGACACTCTTCTGTCGCGGAACACGCGGTTTTTAATTTCGATATTATGGATATATCCCGTCTTGCCGTTGAACAACTCGAGAGCTTCAGGCTTGCCTCTTTCACGGAAAAATCTCAACGCTATATTAAGATTAGAAAGGATATTTTTATTCCTGAAGAGATTAAAGCCTGCGGACTGGAGGAACAATTCAAAGAAGTTATGGTATACCTTTCTGATAAATATGATCAGTTATATTCTAAGATGCTAGGGAACGGAGTAAATAAATATGTTGCCAGAGAAGATGCGAGATACTTGCTGCCGCTTGCCGTAAAAACCCAACTTGGAATGACGGTAAACGCCAGAGAACTTGAATATATGATAAGCAGGCTTGCTTCTCACAAGCTTTCGGAATTAAATGAACTTGCTGAAAAGCTATGTGATATAGCCAAAAAAATCGCTCCATCTCTGGTACGCTATCCCGAAGCAGTCGATTATTTTTCAAACAAATTCAGAACCAGAAGTAATATTGAGGAAAATTCAAGGGGTTTCTCCCGCAGCGGCCTGGAGGAAGTCAAGCTGATTTCTGACACTAAGGACTGCGACAATATTCTTGTCGCGGCGCTGCTTTTTTCTTCGACTGATATTGGAGCCTCAGAAGCCAGAAAAAAGGCTGCGGGCATGAGTGAAGAAGAGCAAGCCTTCATTATCAAGAGTACGATGGAAAATATGCAGCCTCATGATTCTGTCTGGCGAGAATTCGAGCATGTACATCTGTTGTTTGAGGTTATTGTTTCAGCATCGTGTTTCGCTCAGCTCAAGAGGCATAGGATGGCCACTGTTACCCCGCAACCTTATTGCAGATCACTTGGTGTAAAGATCCCTGAATCGGTTAAGAGATCCGGTGCTTCAGAAGAATTCATGAAAGCTGCAGAAATGTCCGGTGAGCTCTACGATAGAATAAAAGATAAGATGACTTTTGCGGCGGATTACGCTTCTCTCAACTCCAGCAGACGAAGGGTTCTTTTTGATGTAAACCTGCGAGAGCTCTATAATTTCTCGAGATTGAGGAGTGACAAGCACGCGCAGTGGGAGATCAGAGCACTGTCTGAGAAAATGTGCGAAATATCTAAAAGAGGGCTAAAAGCCGGCGGCATGCTTCTAGGCGGCAAAGACGATTTCTCTGATATGATGAAAAAGCTGTACTGA
- a CDS encoding LPP20 family lipoprotein yields MKNVISVLMCFAILFVGCGSEAPDKSTMGKDSGDLPDWVLNPKQVDSEKTIYGVGIVSGVKNKALAIKTAENRAISSIARVFRVEVEAMMEDYASSTLSGDLNSSEEQDITNVQRTLIDQSLSGVVVENRFVDEDGSVYVRAKLDFETFEKNLEKLNTIDLKMKEYVKSNAEEAFGRLDVQIEKGD; encoded by the coding sequence ATGAAGAACGTTATATCTGTTCTGATGTGCTTTGCGATATTGTTTGTAGGGTGTGGTTCAGAGGCGCCTGATAAAAGCACTATGGGCAAAGACAGCGGTGATCTTCCGGACTGGGTCTTAAATCCGAAGCAGGTTGATTCAGAGAAAACTATTTACGGCGTTGGGATTGTTTCAGGGGTTAAGAACAAAGCGCTTGCTATAAAGACAGCAGAGAACAGAGCTATATCAAGTATTGCGCGTGTATTCAGAGTGGAAGTTGAAGCTATGATGGAAGATTACGCTTCGTCGACCCTTTCGGGTGATTTGAATTCCAGTGAAGAGCAGGATATCACTAATGTTCAAAGAACGTTAATCGACCAGTCCCTCAGCGGTGTTGTCGTCGAAAACAGGTTCGTGGATGAAGACGGAAGTGTTTATGTCAGGGCAAAACTCGATTTTGAAACATTCGAGAAAAATCTTGAAAAACTCAACACAATCGATTTGAAGATGAAGGAATATGTAAAGAGTAATGCGGAGGAAGCTTTCGGACGACTCGACGTCCAAATAGAGAAGGGGGATTGA
- a CDS encoding penicillin-binding protein activator LpoB: MKYKLFYLMLCMVMLFSLGCGGPSVNVTRTEADTVTDLSGDWNDTDSRMVSEEMIPDCLSRPWLGDFTSENMKKPVVIVGYIRNKTDEHIATETFVNDLERELVNSGKVSFVAEKEIREALRDEKYDQSMNASAETMKEMGRELGADFMLFGSINSITDQIEGKKAKFYQIDLELIDIETNEKVWLGQKKIKKIVERDKYRF, from the coding sequence ATGAAGTATAAATTATTCTATCTGATGCTGTGTATGGTCATGCTTTTTTCTCTCGGCTGTGGCGGTCCATCGGTTAATGTTACAAGAACCGAAGCGGATACTGTTACAGACCTGAGTGGTGACTGGAACGACACCGATTCAAGAATGGTTTCTGAAGAGATGATACCTGATTGTCTTTCGAGGCCCTGGCTTGGTGATTTCACTTCAGAAAATATGAAAAAGCCTGTTGTGATAGTTGGTTACATAAGGAATAAAACAGATGAGCATATCGCCACGGAAACTTTCGTTAATGACCTTGAGCGAGAATTAGTTAACAGCGGTAAGGTTTCTTTTGTGGCTGAAAAGGAGATCAGAGAAGCACTCAGGGATGAAAAATACGATCAGTCGATGAACGCTTCTGCCGAAACTATGAAAGAAATGGGAAGAGAATTAGGAGCTGACTTTATGTTATTCGGTTCAATTAATTCCATTACTGATCAAATAGAAGGCAAGAAGGCTAAATTTTACCAGATTGATCTTGAACTTATTGATATTGAAACGAATGAAAAGGTTTGGTTGGGACAGAAGAAAATCAAGAAGATTGTAGAAAGGGATAAATACAGGTTTTAG
- a CDS encoding LPP20 family lipoprotein: MKGLFSIPILSFILLTIYFSSCSGVNADNIKWVDKIDVYYPEKVYLTGLGIGDTKEKADNRAFQNISKSIKLHVRSDELSKREYQQSGNRKSKSTFSYEEKIRVETETVLENASIVKHGYDESKEMYYSLAALRKDKYSDILSSKIEESQKRGAKLLAAIEKEESKVIKLGNMFDLEREIEFQRNAFAVLRVVSDNYSKYKPRPDPLQVDKMINDFLLNKFVFSLRVKGDMTEEINSILSDVLTREGYYISGQRGKSSDVVIDGNMKIRRMPGSGKRWVLLSWKFDLSFTDSRSGEIILSYSMQDRQQQPSVEMARERILYHFREDYAEDVISRFEQKLHGYVNRGK; the protein is encoded by the coding sequence TTGAAAGGTTTATTTAGTATACCGATTTTATCGTTTATTCTGCTGACAATATATTTCAGTTCTTGTTCAGGTGTTAACGCTGATAATATTAAATGGGTAGATAAAATAGATGTCTACTATCCGGAGAAAGTGTATTTGACGGGGTTGGGGATTGGTGATACCAAAGAAAAAGCAGATAACAGAGCATTTCAGAATATTTCCAAATCTATCAAATTACATGTACGAAGCGATGAACTATCAAAACGGGAATATCAGCAATCAGGAAACCGAAAGAGTAAGTCGACTTTCAGCTATGAAGAGAAGATCAGGGTAGAGACAGAAACTGTACTGGAGAACGCTTCTATCGTAAAGCACGGATATGATGAATCCAAAGAAATGTACTATTCCCTGGCGGCTTTGAGAAAAGATAAATATTCAGACATTCTTTCAAGCAAAATCGAAGAATCTCAGAAGAGAGGGGCCAAGCTTTTGGCCGCTATTGAGAAAGAAGAGTCTAAGGTCATCAAACTTGGAAATATGTTCGATTTAGAAAGAGAAATAGAATTCCAACGAAACGCATTTGCCGTCTTGCGGGTGGTTTCAGATAATTATTCCAAGTATAAACCCCGGCCGGATCCTCTTCAGGTTGATAAAATGATCAACGATTTTCTGTTAAACAAATTTGTTTTTTCTCTGAGGGTAAAAGGTGATATGACAGAAGAAATAAACAGCATCTTAAGTGATGTCTTGACGAGAGAGGGTTATTATATTTCCGGTCAAAGAGGGAAAAGTTCTGATGTTGTGATAGACGGGAACATGAAAATAAGAAGGATGCCGGGGAGTGGAAAAAGATGGGTGCTTTTGAGCTGGAAATTTGATCTGAGTTTCACCGACAGCAGAAGCGGAGAAATTATCTTAAGCTACAGCATGCAGGACAGGCAGCAACAGCCGTCTGTCGAGATGGCAAGAGAAAGGATACTTTATCATTTCAGGGAAGATTACGCGGAGGATGTAATCTCCAGGTTCGAGCAGAAACTTCACGGGTATGTAAACAGAGGAAAATAG
- a CDS encoding response regulator encodes MYDEEITTGKVLVVDDDLQILRLIRRGLESSDMNLEIFTTNKGSEAPVLCENVMPDIVILDILIPGENTCQIISQICDDSNKAKPLIMLISGHYGEIKRMIEYGADDFLTKPFEISILIKKVREMLRGRNS; translated from the coding sequence ATGTATGATGAAGAAATAACGACCGGAAAGGTTCTTGTTGTAGATGACGACCTGCAGATACTCAGGCTAATTAGAAGAGGACTTGAATCATCAGATATGAATCTGGAAATTTTTACGACGAACAAGGGATCAGAAGCTCCTGTTTTATGCGAAAATGTCATGCCTGATATAGTTATACTTGATATTCTAATACCCGGTGAGAATACATGTCAGATAATATCTCAAATATGCGATGATTCTAATAAAGCGAAACCCCTTATAATGTTAATTTCGGGGCATTATGGAGAAATCAAAAGAATGATAGAGTACGGAGCTGATGATTTTCTTACAAAACCATTTGAAATCTCAATACTCATAAAAAAAGTAAGAGAGATGCTGAGGGGCAGGAATTCTTGA
- a CDS encoding putative sugar nucleotidyl transferase encodes MVKEQKPISLCIFEDVKYPDLFPLSLNKAVFELFLGTDTLRARIVKELNPERVYLHCRQYLSNVLKEHLSFEETEYDVGINELSGGDVFFVNGRILAFGTEMIDLFNNVKKDHLLVKNGIPVVARFADKKAESFMDLLNEMVSDSKTEAKYSYIKEISENSSKLDTIDWAKYGKTDELIREWTVKNKIKVQETNQKLISRHWQLIGLNSDCINDDFSKIPLRGSDPESALFKGVKLINDDDIVIGSEVEVRSGTVLDATDGPILIDDNVSIEPNAVIKGPCFIGKKSIIRAGARISAGSSLGTKCKAGGKIEKTIIASYSNKQHEGFIGHSYIGSWVNIGAGTCNSDLRNNYTKIDAWNSGIILGTGRRFLGTVIGDHSKIAINTKINPGTVIGFNSNIVTNNFPPKFTPSFTWAFEPEFIEYDLDKAIDTAELMMDRRDVPMTTAVKELFLTVFRHCKQSGHTV; translated from the coding sequence ATGGTAAAGGAACAAAAACCTATTTCGCTTTGCATATTCGAGGATGTCAAGTATCCCGATCTTTTTCCCCTTTCACTAAATAAAGCCGTCTTTGAGTTGTTTCTGGGTACCGATACACTCAGAGCAAGAATAGTTAAGGAGTTGAATCCGGAAAGAGTATATCTGCACTGCAGGCAATATCTTTCTAATGTACTCAAAGAACATTTATCCTTTGAAGAAACGGAATATGATGTGGGTATAAATGAATTATCCGGGGGTGATGTATTTTTCGTTAATGGGAGGATACTGGCTTTTGGCACTGAAATGATAGATCTCTTTAATAATGTTAAGAAAGACCATCTTCTTGTAAAAAACGGTATTCCGGTCGTAGCCAGATTTGCTGACAAGAAAGCTGAATCTTTTATGGATTTACTAAATGAGATGGTATCGGACAGTAAAACAGAAGCAAAATATAGTTACATAAAGGAAATTTCCGAGAATTCAAGCAAACTCGATACTATTGATTGGGCAAAGTATGGCAAGACAGATGAATTAATACGGGAATGGACCGTGAAAAACAAAATAAAGGTCCAAGAGACAAATCAGAAACTGATTTCCAGACATTGGCAGCTGATAGGATTAAATTCTGATTGTATTAATGATGATTTTTCTAAAATTCCTCTTCGAGGCAGTGATCCTGAATCTGCATTATTCAAGGGTGTGAAATTGATCAATGATGATGATATTGTGATTGGTTCTGAGGTTGAAGTTAGATCCGGAACTGTTCTGGATGCTACTGACGGCCCTATATTGATCGATGATAATGTTAGTATAGAACCTAACGCTGTAATAAAGGGACCTTGCTTTATTGGCAAAAAGTCTATTATCCGGGCAGGCGCGAGAATAAGCGCCGGAAGTTCTCTTGGAACTAAGTGTAAGGCCGGGGGCAAAATAGAAAAAACCATAATTGCCTCATATTCAAATAAACAGCATGAAGGTTTTATCGGGCATTCTTACATTGGTTCATGGGTTAATATTGGTGCCGGAACATGCAACAGCGATCTCAGAAACAATTATACAAAGATAGATGCTTGGAACTCCGGTATAATACTCGGAACCGGCCGCAGATTTCTAGGTACTGTCATTGGAGACCATTCAAAAATTGCTATAAATACAAAAATAAACCCAGGTACAGTCATCGGTTTTAATTCAAATATAGTTACTAATAATTTTCCTCCTAAATTTACTCCCAGTTTCACATGGGCATTTGAACCGGAATTCATTGAATATGATCTGGACAAAGCAATTGATACAGCTGAATTAATGATGGATAGAAGAGATGTGCCCATGACTACTGCTGTGAAAGAACTATTCCTAACTGTTTTCAGACACTGCAAACAGAGCGGTCACACGGTTTAA
- a CDS encoding dihydropteroate synthase: MNKITLFGEKIISSNSNVKKMLIQKDSKTLFEMAEEQISAGASVIDINTALLMEDELNSMLWAVHLLIEKFNVKISIDSPDSGVLERCIKEFGNRVIANSLPADTEVLKRMLSIISEYQSGVVIILKNRSGIPKDSKGRLKLAGRAVNLIEEAGIPPEDVYLDPIITTIGTDMNGGKLVLDSFAELKESYPAYQRLGGLSNISFGLPLRKLLNRTFLSMAIARGMNAVICDPTDRKLLETIRAAEAIAGADPGCRDFLAYYRSINK, encoded by the coding sequence ATGAATAAGATAACCTTGTTCGGTGAGAAAATAATAAGCAGCAATAGTAATGTGAAAAAAATGCTGATTCAAAAGGACAGTAAAACCCTTTTTGAGATGGCTGAAGAACAGATATCAGCGGGCGCTTCAGTTATTGATATTAATACAGCTCTTTTGATGGAAGATGAATTGAATTCGATGCTGTGGGCTGTTCATTTATTGATAGAGAAGTTTAATGTTAAAATATCAATTGACAGTCCCGATTCAGGTGTTCTCGAAAGATGTATTAAAGAGTTTGGGAATAGGGTTATAGCAAATTCCCTCCCGGCCGACACGGAAGTTCTTAAGCGAATGCTGTCAATTATATCAGAATATCAATCCGGGGTTGTTATTATTTTAAAAAATAGAAGTGGAATTCCCAAGGACTCAAAGGGGCGTTTAAAACTTGCCGGCAGAGCTGTCAATTTGATAGAAGAAGCCGGTATTCCCCCCGAAGATGTTTATCTGGATCCTATTATTACAACAATTGGAACAGACATGAACGGAGGGAAATTAGTTCTGGATTCTTTCGCGGAGCTTAAAGAATCCTACCCGGCGTACCAACGTTTGGGGGGGTTGTCTAATATATCTTTTGGGTTACCTCTCAGGAAGCTGCTCAATAGAACTTTTCTCTCTATGGCAATTGCAAGGGGAATGAACGCCGTAATATGTGATCCAACTGACAGAAAATTATTAGAAACAATCAGGGCGGCGGAAGCTATCGCGGGTGCTGACCCCGGATGCAGAGATTTCTTGGCATATTACAGAAGTATCAATAAATAA